A single region of the Deltaproteobacteria bacterium genome encodes:
- a CDS encoding ATP-dependent Clp protease ATP-binding subunit, with the protein MDKLFYITVGPKTAEEIDNLDDGHYDEDPATPADEEESKGFESGVFTETETLFGGLYAVNFSADGFEAFKGKFLTSKWGTGKKDAYLKNPDDLDLRALIENMQNPGGFTVYLGANAEATGELEKIFEGNITVEKGVFSDSPTPNRIKISFKKEIGGKEWGQLKAFLDWRGKNLSAPDKYKISAPDLSNLGRFARETTAKPNPEHLEKFKALNIYDEKEVQTAYSTLQNVEASFVLPYLIEAEAWETFWDETVQKVWGLTGLDYDMVPVHMNESGIIAQVAISGPIGGVDSDGHHWGLEGFVWRLESLASPAMTKSEEMAYLPLKAPTSLPGKYVTLRWHFADDDGSLGNINTGNFSATVKFTEDEFLKARDEAEKPFNEAFLESLPDISAFSPDVATVALYSQTDQAGKTQAVLEEEGRMAPVGVPFPSAREILDRWTMGDPRTMAQPDYFTPPTIERSLGAYPRYFTPELLAWAEEQTKLRELYGIAKSEDGNIFFYENEKLMIPLGQGLPIDQAVHRSTLALDSAVFQDPAFQKFYADLVRLLLIEVAGFPITEAKVNGDDVVIFTDQSHEKLIAAIPRLGEFQAQLKKGEVDFDDYPGLKLLLGDLDEEGQKELAKFVGAVASTVEEAHRHNPGEAGHKNVTVAIGIGALIAASMGGNALLQLYLHRKNQGARGIMGAGLAGVGKDGIERDVWGNVVPQPKDFYIDLNQEAMEGRLPNIVGTGMEKDVDKVLGITSKKMTPNVVIWGRKGSGKTTLAEAVAKEMVARGQYGQQVRLILIAKLFKGAQLRGGFEQNVDKLIDDAVSAAKTSGLRPILVFDEGHMIVGAGKSGDGNIDMNNLLKPYMARGDVSVVMTTTGYKENGRLWGEVAVFSEDEAYQDRCTFYEKSESNAAETREILEARLPELEAAHGITYDRAILDQIYDTTEREQPLRAHPRKDIDALDRAGASLKARRQGLEGRISVAQNDIDAMSPTKKGADDRRTKLEEKITEYERELGDIPSTVGMKEIYDAIQSEGVLQQVRDRMAELTVTRAEIEWLKKPADNRTHWEMSGRYAMAAEMRQMDLKEDYDNRGNVTITVDIGGASVTEAASDHLRYLDMQLARARPALAALRGTVIVPGETPFAQPTQGLKKGRPEFRELIERIVIAEMNAQRSGRGEPLLSEQEIAFTLAKEVDAIDINPGSASPFAMQPGDSEVEYAQKLKDRLSVLTIPPEPPQGPQGGGGGGNGGAGPSSGSGKPRSGGTPRRGKGSSGGGTGEASAVGGTPKVIRTGMEELYLHRVNDTAVYESLKSVDPRLARFYRENISTSLNPVGTFSDLVFRVDDKTLDTARRTISAEGRFISEAGERLVFELIVREAEAKGVAVESNPAKRAEMAVRFEAELREKKGIEKEEKRPEERERDRDLERRLEAIRAGGGK; encoded by the coding sequence ATGGATAAGTTATTCTACATCACCGTGGGTCCCAAAACGGCCGAGGAAATCGACAATCTGGATGACGGCCACTACGATGAAGATCCGGCAACGCCCGCGGACGAAGAGGAGTCCAAGGGTTTTGAATCGGGTGTTTTTACCGAGACCGAAACGCTTTTTGGCGGTTTATATGCGGTTAATTTCAGCGCCGACGGGTTTGAGGCCTTTAAAGGCAAATTTCTCACCTCGAAGTGGGGAACCGGCAAGAAAGACGCTTATCTTAAAAATCCCGACGACCTCGATCTGCGTGCCCTGATCGAGAATATGCAAAACCCCGGCGGTTTTACGGTGTACCTGGGCGCCAATGCGGAGGCGACCGGCGAACTGGAAAAAATTTTTGAAGGCAATATCACTGTTGAAAAAGGTGTTTTTTCCGATTCACCCACTCCCAACCGGATTAAAATCAGCTTCAAAAAAGAAATCGGCGGGAAGGAGTGGGGTCAGTTGAAGGCCTTTCTCGACTGGAGGGGCAAAAATTTGTCTGCCCCCGACAAGTACAAAATCAGCGCGCCGGACCTTTCCAATCTTGGCCGGTTTGCGCGAGAAACAACCGCCAAACCAAACCCGGAACATCTGGAAAAATTCAAGGCGCTGAACATTTACGACGAAAAAGAGGTTCAAACTGCCTATTCCACCCTTCAAAATGTGGAAGCGTCTTTTGTCCTCCCCTATCTTATCGAAGCGGAGGCGTGGGAGACTTTTTGGGATGAGACGGTGCAAAAGGTCTGGGGGCTGACCGGTTTGGATTATGACATGGTTCCGGTGCATATGAATGAAAGTGGTATTATCGCCCAAGTCGCTATTTCCGGCCCCATTGGCGGCGTGGATTCTGATGGACACCATTGGGGATTAGAGGGGTTTGTGTGGCGCCTTGAGTCGCTTGCCTCGCCGGCGATGACGAAGTCCGAAGAGATGGCATATCTTCCTCTTAAGGCGCCGACCTCCCTGCCGGGGAAATATGTCACTCTTCGCTGGCATTTTGCGGATGATGACGGATCGTTGGGAAACATTAATACCGGAAATTTTTCCGCAACGGTCAAGTTTACCGAGGATGAATTTTTAAAGGCGCGCGACGAGGCGGAAAAACCGTTCAACGAGGCCTTTTTGGAGTCGCTTCCCGATATATCGGCCTTTTCCCCCGATGTGGCGACGGTCGCGTTGTACTCGCAGACCGATCAGGCCGGAAAAACCCAGGCAGTGCTCGAGGAAGAGGGCCGGATGGCTCCCGTGGGGGTTCCCTTCCCTTCCGCCCGCGAGATCCTCGATCGCTGGACCATGGGGGACCCAAGGACAATGGCGCAACCGGACTATTTCACGCCGCCCACCATCGAAAGAAGCCTGGGGGCTTATCCGCGCTATTTTACGCCGGAGCTTTTGGCATGGGCCGAAGAACAGACAAAACTGCGGGAACTCTACGGCATTGCCAAATCGGAGGATGGAAATATCTTTTTCTATGAAAACGAAAAACTGATGATTCCGCTGGGGCAAGGGCTTCCGATTGATCAGGCGGTCCACCGCAGTACGTTGGCTTTGGACTCTGCCGTTTTTCAGGACCCGGCGTTCCAGAAATTTTATGCGGATCTCGTCCGCCTGTTGCTTATCGAAGTGGCCGGCTTCCCCATCACCGAGGCCAAGGTCAACGGAGACGACGTGGTTATCTTTACCGACCAGTCGCACGAAAAATTAATCGCGGCAATCCCCCGACTTGGAGAATTCCAAGCCCAATTGAAAAAGGGAGAGGTGGATTTCGACGACTACCCCGGCCTTAAACTGCTTTTGGGGGATCTGGATGAGGAGGGGCAAAAAGAACTGGCCAAATTTGTCGGAGCCGTCGCTTCTACAGTGGAGGAGGCCCACAGGCATAATCCGGGCGAGGCGGGGCATAAAAACGTGACGGTAGCCATTGGTATTGGCGCTCTCATCGCCGCCAGCATGGGGGGCAATGCGTTGCTCCAGCTCTATCTTCACAGAAAGAACCAGGGCGCGAGAGGGATCATGGGCGCCGGCTTGGCCGGTGTGGGCAAAGACGGCATCGAGCGCGATGTCTGGGGAAATGTGGTGCCTCAACCGAAGGATTTTTATATCGATCTTAACCAGGAGGCCATGGAAGGAAGGCTTCCCAACATCGTGGGAACGGGAATGGAGAAAGATGTCGACAAGGTCCTCGGGATTACCAGCAAGAAGATGACCCCCAACGTGGTTATCTGGGGGCGCAAAGGGAGCGGCAAAACAACGTTGGCCGAGGCGGTGGCCAAAGAAATGGTTGCGCGGGGCCAATACGGCCAGCAGGTTCGTTTGATCCTCATCGCCAAACTGTTCAAGGGGGCCCAGCTTCGCGGCGGTTTTGAACAAAACGTGGACAAGTTGATCGATGATGCCGTCAGCGCGGCCAAGACAAGCGGACTGCGTCCTATTTTGGTGTTTGACGAAGGGCACATGATTGTGGGGGCCGGAAAATCGGGCGATGGAAATATCGATATGAATAACCTCTTGAAACCCTACATGGCCCGCGGCGATGTCAGCGTTGTGATGACAACCACCGGTTACAAGGAAAATGGCCGGCTGTGGGGTGAAGTGGCCGTATTTTCTGAAGACGAGGCCTATCAAGACCGTTGTACCTTTTACGAAAAATCGGAGTCCAACGCCGCGGAGACACGGGAAATTCTTGAGGCGCGTCTTCCGGAACTGGAGGCCGCGCATGGAATCACCTACGACCGCGCAATTTTGGACCAGATTTACGACACAACCGAAAGGGAACAGCCCCTCCGGGCCCATCCGCGAAAGGACATCGATGCCCTCGACCGGGCCGGGGCCTCGCTGAAGGCCCGACGACAGGGCCTCGAGGGGAGAATTTCGGTGGCCCAAAATGACATCGACGCCATGAGCCCGACAAAGAAGGGGGCCGACGACAGACGGACCAAACTGGAAGAAAAAATCACCGAATACGAGAGGGAATTGGGGGACATCCCTTCCACGGTTGGCATGAAAGAGATTTATGACGCCATTCAAAGCGAGGGGGTGCTCCAGCAGGTCAGGGATAGGATGGCGGAGCTGACGGTGACGCGGGCTGAAATTGAATGGCTCAAAAAACCGGCCGACAACCGCACGCACTGGGAGATGAGCGGCCGCTATGCGATGGCCGCCGAGATGCGCCAGATGGATTTGAAGGAAGACTATGATAACCGTGGAAATGTCACGATTACCGTTGATATCGGCGGCGCTTCGGTTACGGAGGCGGCAAGCGACCACTTGAGATATCTGGACATGCAATTGGCCAGGGCGCGTCCCGCCCTTGCGGCCTTGCGGGGGACCGTGATCGTTCCGGGAGAAACCCCCTTTGCACAACCGACGCAGGGACTTAAAAAGGGGCGGCCGGAGTTCAGGGAATTGATCGAAAGGATTGTGATTGCGGAAATGAATGCGCAACGAAGTGGCAGGGGTGAACCGCTTTTGTCGGAACAGGAAATTGCTTTCACCCTGGCCAAGGAAGTGGATGCCATCGACATCAATCCGGGAAGCGCTTCCCCTTTTGCCATGCAACCGGGTGATTCGGAGGTCGAGTATGCCCAAAAGCTCAAAGACAGGCTTTCTGTATTGACAATCCCCCCCGAACCCCCCCAAGGCCCTCAAGGCGGCGGCGGTGGAGGCAATGGCGGCGCCGGTCCATCGAGCGGGTCGGGAAAGCCGCGCAGTGGCGGTACGCCGCGGAGAGGAAAGGGGAGTTCGGGCGGGGGAACGGGCGAGGCGAGCGCTGTAGGTGGAACGCCCAAAGTGATTCGCACCGGCATGGAAGAACTCTACCTTCATCGTGTTAACGACACAGCCGTTTACGAATCTCTGAAGAGTGTCGATCCGCGACTGGCCCGGTTCTATCGCGAAAATATTTCAACCTCGCTGAATCCGGTTGGAACCTTTTCCGATCTGGTGTTTCGCGTGGACGATAAAACCCTCGATACGGCTCG